Below is a genomic region from uncultured Sunxiuqinia sp..
TTGAAATATATAATCAATTGGTCGAGCTGGTAAATATGGGTTACAACAAGTCGACGTTTTCGGAAGCACTTTCGAAGATGACTGACTATAGCATCTATCATTTTAAAAAGGAAGAAGAATACATGGAAAAAATGATGTATCCGGACCTTAACATGCACAAAAAAGAACACCGCTCATACATTTTGAAAATTTCCTATTTCAACGCGAATTTCAGCACCAACAATCCTCCAAATGCGCTTCACATTATGAAGTTTATAGAAGAATGGTGGAAAACTCATATTCAAAAGATCGATCCAGAATACGAATACTTCAAAAAATCAAATCACCTTAAAGTTCGATACCAAACATTGAAGTTCTAATTGACCAACTATTTAGGCTAAAAATTATGCAACAATTACGCGATCTACCCAACATCGGAACAATAGCTGAAAACAAATTAAGGGAAGTTGGAATCGAAACCCCTGAACAGCTGAAAACAATTGGAGCGGAACAAACATTTACTCGTTTAAAGACAGTCGACAAAGGAGCCTGCTTAAGTATGTTGTGTGCGCTGGAAGGAGCAATATTGGGGATCCGGTGGCACCAGTTACCTAAAGAACGAAAGCAAGAACTTAAAGAATTCCTGAACATGCGAAATATACAACAATAGAATTATGAAACCACGTTTAAACATTGTTACAATTGGCGTAACCAATCTCAAAAAATCTTGTGAATTTTACCGAAAAGCTTTGGGCTGGGAAACTGCAAAAGGAAGCTATGACCAGATCGCTTTTTACAACCAATCCGGCATCATATTTGCCTTGTATCCTTTGGATAAATTAGCAAAAGACGCAGAAATACCGGCAGATCGAAGCAGATTTTCGGGTGTTACTTTAGCAATCAATTTGGAATCAATAGAAGCTGTAGACCAGCTTTACAAACAAGTCATTGAAAATGGAGGAAAATCATTGGTTGAACCCAGAAAAACTTTCTGG
It encodes:
- a CDS encoding TfoX/Sxy family protein gives rise to the protein MQQLRDLPNIGTIAENKLREVGIETPEQLKTIGAEQTFTRLKTVDKGACLSMLCALEGAILGIRWHQLPKERKQELKEFLNMRNIQQ
- a CDS encoding VOC family protein, whose protein sequence is MKPRLNIVTIGVTNLKKSCEFYRKALGWETAKGSYDQIAFYNQSGIIFALYPLDKLAKDAEIPADRSRFSGVTLAINLESIEAVDQLYKQVIENGGKSLVEPRKTFWGGYDCYFADPDGHSWEIAWAPFWKFDDNGNLIL
- a CDS encoding hemerythrin family protein, which produces MATANTIHWKDKYSIGNKSIDSDHMKLFEIYNQLVELVNMGYNKSTFSEALSKMTDYSIYHFKKEEEYMEKMMYPDLNMHKKEHRSYILKISYFNANFSTNNPPNALHIMKFIEEWWKTHIQKIDPEYEYFKKSNHLKVRYQTLKF